TAGAGCAGGCACTGATCACAACCGCTAACGGCACCATAGTCAACCCGCTATTTTTGACCCATTTCTGCCAAATGCTAGATTACAATAGCAACCCTATTTTTGCCTTGCTGCATGAGTCTATTTATTGTCAAAACAACGCGTCCAATTGGTCTGCTCATCGCGTTAGAGCGCAATACCCTCAGTTCAACTACAGCGCTGATAAGCCTTTTCTATTTACTGGAGAGATGATCTATCCGTGGATGTTTGATCAGTTCAGCAATCTAAAACCGTTGAAAGAAGCGGCCACAAGCTTGGCTCAAAAAGAAGATTGGCCTGCATTGTATCAAGAAGCAGTATTAGCAGAGAACAGGGTACCCGTCGCTGCAGCTATCTACAGTGAAGACATGTTTGTTGAGATGCGTTACAGCCTAGAAACTGCTTCTAAAGTGGGCAACTTAAAGTACTGGCTAACGTCGGAATATGAACACAATGGTATACGGATGGATGGCGAACATATTTTGGATAGATTAATTACAATTAATCGTGGGGAAAACTTGCGTTAATTAAGAAACACTTAAGATTACCACGACATAATGTAATCTGTTCCTCACCCAGTATCACCTTTTGCAAGCCTTTTTAAGGCTTGCTTTTTTTTGCCTGTAAAACCATATTTAATAGATACCCCCACGATTCGGTTATCGCTGATGGACATCACTCATCTTGAACAACTTAGTGCAGAAACATTACTTGGAATCGTCAATGAAAAGCTGCGTTTAACCTGCGCAGATCAAACCGCACTCTTTTATGAACTGGATATCGATAAACAGTTGTTAGAGTCTAAGCTTGCCAATATCGGCTTTCATTATAACGCGCTAAGTAATCAGTATCGAAACCTAAAATAGACGATAGGGTACGAGTCCCTATCGTCATATCATCTGCTATTGATTCGCACTGTGTTAGCAGTGCTAATTCAATACTTTATAAGCCGACTATTTTAGCAGGCTGTTTAATTAAGCTGTTTTAAGCAGAATCCGTACTGTCCTTGCGAGTATAGCGATACACCAATGCGTAAAGCACTGGCAGAACCACTAAGGTTAGTAACGTCGATGAAATAATACCGCCAATAACAACTGTCGCTAAAGGTCGTTGCACTTCTGCGCCAGTACCGACGTTAAGCGCCATGGGTACAAAACCTAAGCTCGCCACCAATGCTGTCATCATCACCGGACGCAGACGTTGACTCGCACCTTGTTTAATCGCTTCTATCAGTTCAATACCTTGTTGTTTAAGCTCCTTAATAAAGCTCAGCATCACCACGCCGTTAAGCACGGCAATGCCCGACAACGCAATAAAACCAACTGCGGCTGATATTGATAGCGGCATATCACGCGCCACCAAGGCCAGCACGCCACCAGTTAAGGCCAAAGGCACGCCACTAAAGATGATCAGTGAATCACGAATGGAGCCAAAGGCACCATAGAGCAGACTAAAGATCAACAGTAACGTCAGTGGTACCAAGATCATCAAGCGGTTAGAAGCTGATTCTAGTTGCTCAAATGTGCCACCATATTCACTCCAATAACCACTCGGCAGTGCGAGTTGCTTGGTCATCACTTGCTTAGTGTCTTGGATAAACGAGCCTAAATCGCGGCCATTAACGTTAGCCGTCACCACCACGTGGCGTTTACCACTTTGACGATTAATTTGGTTCGGCCCCACAAGAAATTTAAGCTCGGCGACTTCACCCAGTGGCACATAGCTGAGATCTGGGTTGAGATCACTGGGCAGTGCTATTGGTAAGTTTGCCAATTTATCAAGATCTTGGCTAATATCACTGCCCATTCTAACCACTAACTTAAAACGCCTATCACCTTCATAGATAAGACCCACGGGCACACCAGCCACGGCGGCTTGCAGCGCTTGTTGCACATCTACAATGGTCAAGCCCAACAAGGCTAAATGATCACGATTGGGTTGCACCGACAACGTTGGTAAACCCGCCATCTGTTGAACTCGCACATCCGCAGCGCCATCAATGGTGTTAAATAGCCCCATAGCTCTGTCGCCAGCATCTTTGAGTATATCGAGATCATCACCATAAATTCGCAGTGCCACATCGGCACGTACGCCGGCGATCAGCTCATTAAAACGCATCTCAATCGGCTGGGTAAACTCATAGTTATTACCGGGAACTTGCTCAACCAGCTCACGTAGCTCGTCAATAAACTCTGCTTTAGTTTTGCTTGGATCGAGCCATTCTGATCTCGGCTTGATGATCAAGATGGTATCGGCAACACTTGGCGGCATAGGATCGGTTGCCACTTCTGGTGTACCTACTTTCGAGAATACCCGCTGCACCTCATCGAGTTCACCAATGACCAATTCTAGTTGCTTCTGCATCTCAATCGATTGCTCAAGCCCGGTGCCGGTGATCCGCATGGCGTGCATCGCAATATCACCTTCATCTAGCTTAGGTAAAAACTCCGATCCTAATCGGCTAAGCTGAACGATGGTCACTATGATAAGCACAATCGCCGCAGCAAGAATGATCAATGGTCGTTTAAGTGAGAAAAATAGTACTGGCTCGTAGGCTTTACGTGCACTTGCCATCAACCAGTTTTCTTTCTCGTTCACTTTGCCTTTAACAAATATTGCAATTGCTGCGGGGACAAAAGTGACTGAAAACAATAGTGCACCAATCAAGGCTGCAACAACGGTAAAGGCCATTGGGTGGAACATCTTACCTTCAACGCCGTTGAGCGCGAAAATAGGTAAGTACACCAACATGATGATCAATACACCAAAGACTGCCGGACGGAATACCTCTTTAGTGGCCTCAAACACCACCTTGACACGCTCCTCCAGTACCAGTAATCGCCCGTGTTGATGCTGTGCCATGCCGAGCCTGCGCAACGCATTTTCAACAATGATCACCGCACCATCGACAATGATGCCGAAATCTATCGCGCCGAGGCTCATCAAGTTGCCTGAAACTCGGTTGGCTGTCATGCCTGAAATGGCGAACAACATACTGAGCGGGATCACCAATGCTGCAATGAGTGCCGCGCGAAAATTACCTAACAGTGCAAACAGCACAACAATAACGAGTACAGCACCTTCAAATAGGTTTTTCTGCACTGTTTTTATCGCTTTATCCACTAAGGTGGTACGATCATAAACCGCTTCGGCAACGATACCTTGTGGCAGACTCGTATTGATCTGTTTGAGTTTCTCACCGACCTCTTTGGCGACCACACGGCTATTTTCGCCAAGCAACATAAATGCGGTGCCGAGCACGGTTTCTTCACCATCTTGGCTCGCTGCACCAGTACGTAACTGCTTGCCGTAGTACACTTCGGCCACATCACCAATACGTACCGGAGCGTCGTCACGTTTGGTTACGACAACTTGGCGAATTTCTTCCAAGTCTTTAAGTTGACCTGGGGATCTCACTAACCATTGTTCTCCGCTGCGCTCAATGTAACCGGCGCCCGCATTACGATTATTAAGATCTAAGGCGTTGATGACATCATTAACGGTGACTTTATAGGCCAGTAGCTTGGCTGGATCGGGCGCAACTTGATATTCACGCTCAAAACCGCCAAGGCTGTTGATCTCAGTTACGCCGTTAACTTTGACCAGTTGCGGACGAATGATCCAGTCTTGAATTGTACGTAAGTCTTCTGAGTTATACTTGCTACCATCTTCTTTTAGCGCACCGTCAAGCGCACGAATTGAATAGGTAAACACTTCACCCAAGCCACTACTGACCGGCCCGAGTGCAGGTTCTGCTTCCCGGGGGAGTTCACTTCTGATCCCCTGCAGTCGCTCAGTAATTTGCTGCCGAGCCCAATAGATATCGGTACCCTCTTCGAAAATCACCGTCACTTGCGACAGACCATAACGCGAGATAGAACGGGTGTACTCAAGGCTAGGAATACCCGCCATGGCATTTTCAATCACGTAGGTGAGTCGCTGCTCTGATTCGAGCGGTGAGTAACCTGCGATTGCGGTATTAATTTGTACTTGAACATTGGTAATGTCTGGCACCGCATCAATCGGCAGCTTTAAGGTGTTATATACCCCAAATGCCGCGATGAGCAGTGTCAGTGCCAATACCAGTAATCGCCGCCTAAGCGCGAATGCGATAATTGTATCCATTGAGATAACCCCTTAGTGAACGTGCTTAGCAGCGTCTTTCATAATATCGGCTTTAAGTAAGTAGCTATTTTCGGTGACATATTCTGCCCCAACAGCTAGCCCTTCGAGCACTTCAACATACTCTCCATCGCTCTCACCCAGTGTTAGTAGGCGGACTTCAAAGGTATTGCCAAATTTTACAAATACCGCGGGTTTGTCCATAAAAGTTTGTAGTGCATCAGCGCGAACTGCGTTAACAGTAGGCTTAGTACGGGTTTGAATATCAGCTTGTATGTGCATCCCCGGACGCCAGTGGCCATGCGGATTGGCAATGACAGCACGCACTCGTGCGATGTGTCCGCCCGTCATTACCGGTGCAATATAACTGATGGTGCTACTTGCCGCGCCTTCACTGTGTGAGCCACTGCTATCGCTATGTTTATCATCATTAATGGTCACGGGTTGACCCAGTGCTAGCTTGTCAATATTTTGCGGAAAGGCTGATAGGTCAATCCACACATTTGAAAGATCGCTAATGCGCAGGATCGCACGGTTAATGGTATTATCCCCAACCGATAATGTCTGTTCGGTAACCTGACCACTCGCAGGGCTTTTAACGGTATAGCTACGTAACGTCGTTGAGTTACGTACCGTGGCAATGACCTGCCCTTTAACGACATTATCGCCAATACTGACGTTAAGTTGCTCAATCACGCCGGTATAGGGTGCTGTAACGCTAAACTCTTTATCAGTGATCGGGGCAACAATACCAAATAAGGTATCGGTAAACTTAAGGGTTTGCGGCGCCGAAACAGCGGTTTTCACGCCGGACAGTGCTATGAGTCGATCGTTAATTTGGGTGCGGCCCATATGATTTTCATAGTGCCAGTCAAATGCCTTACCATTAAAGTTAGCCTTCACTTCCACATCAAACGAGTGCGGCTCTGAGACACTTTGGCGACTGACTAAGTAGTCTTTTTCGGCTACAAATTCTACGCCCTCGATGACGCCGCCTAAGCGGTTTAATACTAAACTGAGTTCAACGGCGCTAGGATCGACTTTTTCATCATTATGAAAAGCATAGATCCGCATCTCCGGTGGGATCCCAGATTCAGCCATGGTCACTTCCAGTGCAAATTCGCCATCATGTAACAGACGACCACCATGTGGTCCCTCTTCTGCGTGCTCCTCTTCTTGTTCTTCATGTCCGTGTCCCCCACTCGCTTGGGCAACGCTAATAGGCAATAGGCTACTGGCTAGCATAGATACCGACAGGACCGCTGCGAATAGCGATGTTGATGCGGCTGTTGAAAACGCTTTTGATAACGGCTTTAATTTGATTTTCATTGCGGTTGTTCCATTGCCACGACAGGCTTATTAGTGGTGTTTACAAGGGTCATTGATTGGCCAGTGATCCGCTCTAGTGCGAGAAGATCGTAATAAACTGCCGCTTTTGCCTCGATAAGTTCACGTTCGATAGTAAAGAGCTCTGATTGAGCATCCACCAGTTGCAACACATTTGCTTGGCCAGTTTGGTAAGCTGTTTGAGTATGTTCAAGCAGTTGCTTAGCCAACGGACGCACATTC
The Shewanella sp. KX20019 DNA segment above includes these coding regions:
- a CDS encoding DUF4250 domain-containing protein; the encoded protein is MDITHLEQLSAETLLGIVNEKLRLTCADQTALFYELDIDKQLLESKLANIGFHYNALSNQYRNLK
- a CDS encoding efflux RND transporter permease subunit encodes the protein MDTIIAFALRRRLLVLALTLLIAAFGVYNTLKLPIDAVPDITNVQVQINTAIAGYSPLESEQRLTYVIENAMAGIPSLEYTRSISRYGLSQVTVIFEEGTDIYWARQQITERLQGIRSELPREAEPALGPVSSGLGEVFTYSIRALDGALKEDGSKYNSEDLRTIQDWIIRPQLVKVNGVTEINSLGGFEREYQVAPDPAKLLAYKVTVNDVINALDLNNRNAGAGYIERSGEQWLVRSPGQLKDLEEIRQVVVTKRDDAPVRIGDVAEVYYGKQLRTGAASQDGEETVLGTAFMLLGENSRVVAKEVGEKLKQINTSLPQGIVAEAVYDRTTLVDKAIKTVQKNLFEGAVLVIVVLFALLGNFRAALIAALVIPLSMLFAISGMTANRVSGNLMSLGAIDFGIIVDGAVIIVENALRRLGMAQHQHGRLLVLEERVKVVFEATKEVFRPAVFGVLIIMLVYLPIFALNGVEGKMFHPMAFTVVAALIGALLFSVTFVPAAIAIFVKGKVNEKENWLMASARKAYEPVLFFSLKRPLIILAAAIVLIIVTIVQLSRLGSEFLPKLDEGDIAMHAMRITGTGLEQSIEMQKQLELVIGELDEVQRVFSKVGTPEVATDPMPPSVADTILIIKPRSEWLDPSKTKAEFIDELRELVEQVPGNNYEFTQPIEMRFNELIAGVRADVALRIYGDDLDILKDAGDRAMGLFNTIDGAADVRVQQMAGLPTLSVQPNRDHLALLGLTIVDVQQALQAAVAGVPVGLIYEGDRRFKLVVRMGSDISQDLDKLANLPIALPSDLNPDLSYVPLGEVAELKFLVGPNQINRQSGKRHVVVTANVNGRDLGSFIQDTKQVMTKQLALPSGYWSEYGGTFEQLESASNRLMILVPLTLLLIFSLLYGAFGSIRDSLIIFSGVPLALTGGVLALVARDMPLSISAAVGFIALSGIAVLNGVVMLSFIKELKQQGIELIEAIKQGASQRLRPVMMTALVASLGFVPMALNVGTGAEVQRPLATVVIGGIISSTLLTLVVLPVLYALVYRYTRKDSTDSA
- a CDS encoding efflux RND transporter periplasmic adaptor subunit, with protein sequence MKIKLKPLSKAFSTAASTSLFAAVLSVSMLASSLLPISVAQASGGHGHEEQEEEHAEEGPHGGRLLHDGEFALEVTMAESGIPPEMRIYAFHNDEKVDPSAVELSLVLNRLGGVIEGVEFVAEKDYLVSRQSVSEPHSFDVEVKANFNGKAFDWHYENHMGRTQINDRLIALSGVKTAVSAPQTLKFTDTLFGIVAPITDKEFSVTAPYTGVIEQLNVSIGDNVVKGQVIATVRNSTTLRSYTVKSPASGQVTEQTLSVGDNTINRAILRISDLSNVWIDLSAFPQNIDKLALGQPVTINDDKHSDSSGSHSEGAASSTISYIAPVMTGGHIARVRAVIANPHGHWRPGMHIQADIQTRTKPTVNAVRADALQTFMDKPAVFVKFGNTFEVRLLTLGESDGEYVEVLEGLAVGAEYVTENSYLLKADIMKDAAKHVH